In Bos indicus x Bos taurus breed Angus x Brahman F1 hybrid chromosome 21, Bos_hybrid_MaternalHap_v2.0, whole genome shotgun sequence, one DNA window encodes the following:
- the SH2D7 gene encoding SH2 domain-containing protein 7 yields MEAHLRQLSLGRGPKGAGDRQALAELQELALSWFMETQAPLILQNGVLPAWFHGFITRKQTEQLLRDKALGSFLIRLSDRATGYILSYRGSDRCRHFVINQLRNRRYLISGDTQSHGTLAELVHHYQEVQFEPFGETLSAACPRMEDNDLYDAITVGLHQTDPSLEYPPEEASSPPASPKHQVSSLHKRRSLDASPRNLSEEESMEAPVKVPPLPERRGSLLSNSFGGSNDIIYADLRKMNQARLGLGTDISGWQGPVPGGSQACSPGKEAQRRLSDGSQNKPDGPGPALSGVSPDQGPRVSPISWGLLLPSSSEASGSSGATWSQGSPKLSRGAQPCFQSSCADTYESIWTEDVPEDTRDVPRREDGSAHEQTAVCWGSPARTPYPGMGPTYSKLSGFTDSGYERISEVPELPEPRHTYEQIPGASSQEQGGWTDTQIQAARSKEAGRTHKPDKLRRIFFTDKKHKP; encoded by the exons ATGGAGGCCCACCTTAGGCAGCTCAGCCTGGGCAGGGGCCCCAAGGGGGCTGGGGACAGACAGGCCCTGGCTGAGCTGCAAGAGCTGGCCCTGAGCTGGTTCATGGAGACGCAAGCCCCCCTCATTCTGCAGAATGGAGTCCTGCCCGCCTGGTTTCACGGATTCATCACCCGCAA GCAGACAGAGCAGCTGCTCAGGGACAAAGCTCTTGGCTCCTTCCTCATCCGCCTCAGTGACCGGGCCACCGGCTACATCTTGTCCTACAG GGGCAGTGACCGCTGCCGGCATTTTGTCATCAACCAGCTCCGAAACCGGCGCTACCTCATCTCAGGGGACACCCAGAGCCATGGCACCCTGGCAGAACTCGTGCACCATTACCAGGAGGTGCAGTTTGAGCCCTTCGGGGAGACCCTGTCTGCTGCCTGCCCCCGG ATGGAGGACAATGATCTCTATGACGCTATCACTGTGGGCCTCCACCAAACTGATCCTAGCCTGGAATACCCACCAGAGGAGGCCAGCAGCCCCCCTGCCTCTCCAAAGCACCAGGTCTCCTCCCTCCACAAAAGGAGGAGCCTGGATGCAAGTCCCCGGAATCTCTCCGAGGAAGAAAGCATGGag GCTCCTGTCAAGGTGCCCCCGCTCCCAGAAAGGAGAGGTTCCCTTCTGAGCAACTCTTTTGGAGGCTCCAACGACATCATCTATGCAGACCTGAGAAAGATGAACCAGGCCCGGCTAGGCCTGGGCACAGATATATCTGGCTGGCAGGGGCCAGTTCCAGGTGGCAGCCAGGCCTGTTCCCCAGGCAAGGAGGCCCAGAGAAGACTGTCAGATGGAAGCCAGAACAAGCCTGATGGCCCAGGACCTGCCCTCTCTGGCGTGAGCCCAGACCAGGGCCCTAGGGTGTCTCCCATTTCTTGGGGCCTCCTCCTGCCGTCCAGCTCGGAGGCCTCGGGATCCTCAGGGGCTACCTGgagccaggggtctccaaaaCTGAGCCGtggggcccagccctgcttccagAGCAGTTGTGCAGACACCTACGAGTCCATCTGGACAGAAGACGTCCCCGAGGACACCAGGGATGTGCCACGCCGAGAAGATGGCAGTGCCCATGAGCAGACTGCAGTCTGCTGGGGGAGCCCAGCCAGGACCCCCTATCCTGGGATGGGCCCTACATACAGCAAGCTTTCGGGGTTCACAGACAGTGGTTATGAGAGGATCTCGGAGGTCCCGGAGCTCCCAGAGCCCAGACACACCTATGAACAAATCCCAGGAGCAAGCAGCCAGGAGCAAGGAGGCTGGACAGACACACAAATCCAAGCAGCCAGGAGCAAGGAGGCCGGACGGACACACAAG CCTGACAAGCTCCGGAGGATCTTCTTCACAGACAAGAAGCACAAACCCTGA
- the CIB2 gene encoding calcium and integrin-binding family member 2 isoform X3 yields MLHARFYELAPNLVPMDYRKSPIVHVPMSLIIQMPELRENPFKERIVEAFSEDGEGNLTFNDFVDMFSVLCESAPRELKASYAFKIYDFNTDNFICKEDLQLTLARLTKSELDEDEVVLVCDKVIEEADLDGDGKLGFADFEDMIAKAPDFLSTFHIRI; encoded by the exons AT gCTCCATGCACGGTTCTATGAGCTGGCCCCCAACCTCGTCCCGATGGACTACAGGAAGAGCCCCATTGTCCACGTGCCCATGAGCCTCATCATCCAGATGCCGGAGCTCCGG GAGAATCCCTTCAAGGAAAGGATCGTGGAGGCTTTCTCTGAAGATGGTGAGGGGAACCTCACCTTCAATGACTTTGTTGACATGTTTTCTGTGCTCTGTGAGTCAGCTCCCCGCGAGCTCAAGGCCAGCTACGCCTTCAAGATCTACG ACTTCAACACAGACAACTTCATCTGCAAGGAGGACCTGCAGCTGACGCTGGCCCGGCTCACCAAGTCGGAGCTGGACGAGGACGAGGTGGTACTGGTGTGTGACAAGGTCATCGAGGAGGCCGATCTCGATGGTGACGGCAAGCTGGGCTTTGCAGACTTTGAGGACATGATTGCCAAGGCCCCGGACTTCCTCAG cACTTTCCACATCCGGATCTGA
- the CIB2 gene encoding calcium and integrin-binding family member 2 isoform X4, translating to MDYRKSPIVHVPMSLIIQMPELRENPFKERIVEAFSEDGEGNLTFNDFVDMFSVLCESAPRELKASYAFKIYDFNTDNFICKEDLQLTLARLTKSELDEDEVVLVCDKVIEEADLDGDGKLGFADFEDMIAKAPDFLSTFHIRI from the exons ATGGACTACAGGAAGAGCCCCATTGTCCACGTGCCCATGAGCCTCATCATCCAGATGCCGGAGCTCCGG GAGAATCCCTTCAAGGAAAGGATCGTGGAGGCTTTCTCTGAAGATGGTGAGGGGAACCTCACCTTCAATGACTTTGTTGACATGTTTTCTGTGCTCTGTGAGTCAGCTCCCCGCGAGCTCAAGGCCAGCTACGCCTTCAAGATCTACG ACTTCAACACAGACAACTTCATCTGCAAGGAGGACCTGCAGCTGACGCTGGCCCGGCTCACCAAGTCGGAGCTGGACGAGGACGAGGTGGTACTGGTGTGTGACAAGGTCATCGAGGAGGCCGATCTCGATGGTGACGGCAAGCTGGGCTTTGCAGACTTTGAGGACATGATTGCCAAGGCCCCGGACTTCCTCAG cACTTTCCACATCCGGATCTGA
- the CIB2 gene encoding calcium and integrin-binding family member 2 isoform X1, with protein MGNKQTIFTEEQLDNYQDCTFFNKKDILKLHARFYELAPNLVPMDYRKSPIVHVPMSLIIQMPELRENPFKERIVEAFSEDGEGNLTFNDFVDMFSVLCESAPRELKASYAFKIYDFNTDNFICKEDLQLTLARLTKSELDEDEVVLVCDKVIEEADLDGDGKLGFADFEDMIAKAPDFLSTFHIRI; from the exons GACTGCACCTTCTTCAATAAGAAGGACATCCTCAA gCTCCATGCACGGTTCTATGAGCTGGCCCCCAACCTCGTCCCGATGGACTACAGGAAGAGCCCCATTGTCCACGTGCCCATGAGCCTCATCATCCAGATGCCGGAGCTCCGG GAGAATCCCTTCAAGGAAAGGATCGTGGAGGCTTTCTCTGAAGATGGTGAGGGGAACCTCACCTTCAATGACTTTGTTGACATGTTTTCTGTGCTCTGTGAGTCAGCTCCCCGCGAGCTCAAGGCCAGCTACGCCTTCAAGATCTACG ACTTCAACACAGACAACTTCATCTGCAAGGAGGACCTGCAGCTGACGCTGGCCCGGCTCACCAAGTCGGAGCTGGACGAGGACGAGGTGGTACTGGTGTGTGACAAGGTCATCGAGGAGGCCGATCTCGATGGTGACGGCAAGCTGGGCTTTGCAGACTTTGAGGACATGATTGCCAAGGCCCCGGACTTCCTCAG cACTTTCCACATCCGGATCTGA
- the CIB2 gene encoding calcium and integrin-binding family member 2 isoform X2 — MSCLPGDCTFFNKKDILKLHARFYELAPNLVPMDYRKSPIVHVPMSLIIQMPELRENPFKERIVEAFSEDGEGNLTFNDFVDMFSVLCESAPRELKASYAFKIYDFNTDNFICKEDLQLTLARLTKSELDEDEVVLVCDKVIEEADLDGDGKLGFADFEDMIAKAPDFLSTFHIRI; from the exons GACTGCACCTTCTTCAATAAGAAGGACATCCTCAA gCTCCATGCACGGTTCTATGAGCTGGCCCCCAACCTCGTCCCGATGGACTACAGGAAGAGCCCCATTGTCCACGTGCCCATGAGCCTCATCATCCAGATGCCGGAGCTCCGG GAGAATCCCTTCAAGGAAAGGATCGTGGAGGCTTTCTCTGAAGATGGTGAGGGGAACCTCACCTTCAATGACTTTGTTGACATGTTTTCTGTGCTCTGTGAGTCAGCTCCCCGCGAGCTCAAGGCCAGCTACGCCTTCAAGATCTACG ACTTCAACACAGACAACTTCATCTGCAAGGAGGACCTGCAGCTGACGCTGGCCCGGCTCACCAAGTCGGAGCTGGACGAGGACGAGGTGGTACTGGTGTGTGACAAGGTCATCGAGGAGGCCGATCTCGATGGTGACGGCAAGCTGGGCTTTGCAGACTTTGAGGACATGATTGCCAAGGCCCCGGACTTCCTCAG cACTTTCCACATCCGGATCTGA